The stretch of DNA TAAGATATATTGATATTGCTTAATAAGCTTTTCTTCAATTTCACCCTTTTCAAATGATGAAAGCTGGTGCAACTTTTACCAGTAATTAAAATTTCTGAAGATGAAAGGTGGTGCAACTTATTACGATGTTAAGTTTCTAAACTTTCCTTTATAGCTTGAGTCAAAATGTGgtagtaataaaataaacattactTTAAAAGTAACTTGTACTCAAACAGATGAAACAATTAGCCTTTTCATATATAAAACAGCTTCAGAAAATActggtcttgcaatctttctAGGTTTTAATGTTTGGGTGACTAAAAGATCTAACATCAATAACTTGTCTTCATATTCAAACTGTCACATGGCTGTAAAAATCTCTTTTATTAGCAACATCTCATTACATACACATTTCCTCTAAACCCCAAAGGGAGAAAAGGTAATTAAATTCAAATCGTACATGTAAATACATTACATGAATAGATTACATCAAATTATAAACAAAGCTCAACAACCATGAGACTAGAAACAGAACATGAATACAACTTCCAAAGACAAACTGATACATTGGAACAAAGTAAACATTACATTGGACAATAAATAGCCTGTTTACAGTTCATAGGGTTAAAATAACAGTCAATAGTTAAATGTTAGAAGTTTATTTTTGGTGTTTACCTACAGTGTGCAGGCCCAATGCCAAAATAAAAAGGATAGAGTGTCACGGGGTAATTTCTTACACAGGCTCGCAACACCTCGTGGAAAGACAGATCATAAGACTTATAactaaaaaaggtaataaaaaggcTTTCCCACTACTAACTAACGTAAGATCATGAACACGAGATGACCTCGACATCAACGACAATTACAAATGACAGTTTGCTCCCGGACCAGAAAAACTGATGATTTCTTGTACTTTGGAATATTATTTGTGATCACATAACCTACAACAGAGCTGTGTATCCCTTGCCAAGTCCGTATTCGTACTTTTTATTTGGTTTACAGAGAATTTTTTCACAAAAATccacaaacattaaaaaacaacaaaactcacGTATGGTTGAATACACAGTTCTGAACAATGCTGTACACACAAAATAAATTAGAAACTCTTGCCTCACAATTTCTTCACTAATGAGCAGTAAAAGCTGCTCAAAGTTACATATCTTACAGTAAAAAACTTGTGCTAGCCGCATGTAACACGCACCAGCACTTCAAGTCAATTCAGGAGAAATGACATGCCGAAACGTAAACTAAAACATTCACTTAGTCCATGGCAGTATGTAGCTTAGGAGGTTATGTCTTGAGTGAGCACTTAAGTGTAGAGTTGCGCTTAAGCACGCTCGCCACGGATTCGTCGGGCAAGCTGGATATCCTTGGGCATGATGGTGACACGCTTGGCGTGGATAGCGCACAAGTTGGTGTCCTCAAACAGACCAACAAGGTAAGCCTCCGAAGCTTCCTGCAAGGCAAAAATAATTACATTAGCAATTTCAAGATGATCCACTCCTTTCCTACCTCCGAGATTTTCCTCAGTCAAGGACTACTTCATGCAAACATTCACATTGCAAGTGGTAATTAACACATCTCTAAAACTATCGACCTACTGGAATTTTATAAAATCACAATAAACATGAATGTGGACCATTCTCCCTCCACTTCATCCCCACTCACAGTACAATAAACCTTTCCCTCACCTGCAGGGCACCAATAGCAGCGCTCTGGAATCGCAGGTCAGTCTTGAAGTCCTGCGCGATCTCACGAACCAGACGCTGGAAGGGCAGCTTGCGGATCAGCAGCTCAGTGGACTTCTGGTAACGACGGATCTCACGAAGAGC from Penaeus vannamei isolate JL-2024 unplaced genomic scaffold, ASM4276789v1 unanchor4961, whole genome shotgun sequence encodes:
- the LOC113805443 gene encoding histone H3.3A, encoding MARTKQTARKSTGGKAPRKQLATKAARKSAPSTGGVKKPHRYRPGTVALREIRRYQKSTELLIRKLPFQRLVREIAQDFKTDLRFQSAAIGALQEASEAYLVGLFEDTNLCAIHAKRVTIMPKDIQLARRIRGERA